The DNA region GCTCTCTTGCAGAAAATATTACTGTGTCTGTTTTAAATAAAATTTCAAATTGGACTTTTATTCGTAATTCAAAAGAAAGACATATAGCTATTGATCAAATTGAAAAGTTAAAAATCCACCCACCTGACCTAGAAAAGGCAATTGACTTATTTAGTGGCGGCAATCAACAAAAAATTATCTTTGGTAGATTATCTGTAATTAATCCTAAATTAATGCTTTTACAGGAGCCAACTCAGGGCGTAGATGTGAATGCCAAAAATGATATTTACAGAATTATAGAAGATCTATCTTTGGATCAAATTAGTATTCTAATCGCATCCTCAGAGATTAGAGAAATGATTAATATTTGTGATCGCATAATTGTAATGAATGAAAATAGATTGGTTGAAGAATTTGCGCATGAAAGTTTTTCATTTGAGAAAATTATGTTATCGATGGAACAGGCCCAATCTTAAGTATGCTGTCCTAATTACAAAAATATGCAACATTTGTTTAAATACTTTATCTGGTATGTCTTGATCTCTACTTTTTTGTGCTTTTCGTTTTTAATTCCGAATTTCTCCTCACCAACAAACATTCAGAATATCTTGATAGGTGGAAGTGTATTAGGAATTATGGTGATCGGACAAGCTCTCTGTCTTTTTGCCAAAAGTTTGGATCTTTCTGCAGAAGGCAATGTTTCTATTGTAACTGTTATTGCCGCATGGCTGATGCTACCAGCAGCAGAATCAACTTTTGCACAAGCGGGTGGTCTAGGTGTTGAATTAGCACCTGTTTTAGTTGTTCCAATTATGCTTACTTTAGGGACATTATTTGGTTTCATTAATGGTCTCTTGATTGCGTATGTTGGTATGAATTTCTTTATCGTCACCCTGGCAATGCAACTTGTTCTGAGAGGATTTGGTTACGTTATCAGTGAGGGAGCGGTGATGCCTGGAACACCAGATTCATTTAATTTTCTTGGTGGTGGGCAGGTTTATGGAATTCCAATGCCGATTATCACAATGATTATCGTGTTCTTGATTTTTCATTTTTTTGTAAAGCAAACAACTATTGGCAGACAGATTCTTTTTGTTGGTAGTAACATCAAAACTGCTCAAACAGTTGGTATAGACCAAAAGAAAATTGTCCTTTTCGTATATGCGGTAAGTGGTTTCCTTGCTGCCTTTGCTGGATGGATGCTTCTTGGGAAGTTAGAGACCTCTGTTCCAAACCTTGGTGTTGAACTCACTCTGAACGTTGTTGCTGCTGCAGTAATCGGCGGAGTTAGCCTCAAGGGTGGTGAAGGTTCGCTAATTGGAGCACTTGCTGGGGTTCTTTTGTTGGCAATTATTAATAATGCATTAAATTTGATGAGTGTGGATCCCTATTGGGTGAATGCAGTTCGTGGTTTTATCATCCTGCTAGCGCTGATTATTGACGCCCAAAAGCAAAGATTTCTCAGCCGAATATGATTGTTCTCATTATTTTTTCTTTATGAAGTTAGCACTTATTGGTTGCGGTAGAATAGCTGCTGTACATGCTGAGTCTGTTATTCAATATGCTGCAGATTCAAAGCACCCTATTGAAATTGTCGCTTTAATTGATACCAATTTTGTTAATGCTGAAGAATTCAAAAGTACATACAACTTATCCTGCAAAATATTCACTCAACTTGAAGATGCTGTCCAAGAAACAGCTTTGGATTCTGTCATTATCTCTGTACCCCATTATCTTCATGAAGATCTTGCTCTAAGAGCTTTTAGCCAAAATTTGAATGTTCTTCTTGAAAAACCGATGGCCCATACACTTGATTCTGCATATAGAATTTTAGAGCAATCAAGAAGATCCAATCAAATTTTCATGATTGCTGAAAATAGCCAGTATTGGCCTGAGATCTTGAAAGTCAACGATTTGCTTTCTGATGGGATTATTGGAGAGGTTGTCACAGCAAAGGCTTCATTTAGACAAGCCTCCGATAAAGATATATTTGACAGTTACTGCGTTTTGCCGGGTGGCACTGAATCCAAAGCATGGAGATATTCTGTAGCAGCTGCTGGTGGCGGAATTACAATTGATGGTGGTGCTCATTGGATTCGCCCATTAAGGTTTTGGTTTGGTGAAATCCAAGAGACTTTCTGCAAGTTTTCTTATCCCCACCCTTTGATGGAAGGTGAAAGTTTATCTCAGGCAATATTTACTTTTGAAAAACCTCTAACAGCAATTTTTGAAGGTATTCTCACTGAAAAAACTGTGTTTTCGAAAGATTACACATTTAGAATCACAGGCACCCAGGGAGAGATCATGGTTGGGCCTGAGGGCGGGGTATATGTTTTTGACCAAGCACACCCGGATGGTTTTCAGTTGTTTGATAGACATGGGTACATTTCATCTTTTTACCATCAGTTTCATGATTTTTACTCTTGTGTTGTGTCAGGAAAAACGCCCGATGCCAGTGCTGAATATTCTTTGGGAGAAATGAGAGTTGCCTTTGCAATGGCCAAATCAAACATTGAAAAGATGTGGGTGTCCCCTCAAGAAATATTTTGAATACCTCAATTTCTGATGAAATCAGAATATATAAAACGCTTTAAAAATTTTATTTAGTCCTTTACTTAATCCTTTTGATTCATTTTTTTTGGAGCTGCAAATGAAATCAATGGAAGTTTGCAATGTGCCGGTTTGCGAGTTAGGTGAGGGTATCTTTTGGCATCCTGAGCGTCATAGCTTTTGCTGGTTTGATATTCTTAATTCTAAGTTTTACGAACAAACTGATGATCAATCGACTAAGGTAATTGATTGTCCTGGTATGGCCAGTGCGGCTGCAAGGATTGACAGTAATCGACTTCTTGTTGCAGTTGATGATGGTCTTCATATTTTGGATCTTGAGAGCAAAAGGTGGGAGAGTTATTTAGAGATTGAGTCAGAGAATTCTCTGACGCGTAGTAACGATTGTAGAGTTCATCCAAGTGGTTCTTTTTGGTTCGGGACAATGGGTCACAATGCTGAACCAGGTGCAGGGTCTATCTATCATATCAGATCAGGTAAAATTCAATTGCTGTATTCCAGCGTCACTATACCCAATTCAACTTGTTTTACACCTGATGGTACTACCGGCTACTTTGCAGACAGTGCGCTAAATTTAGTCTGGCGTGTAGAATTGAATCCTCAGACAGGACTACCTTTATCTGAACGTCAGGTTTTTATCTCTTTTGAATCCAATATTATACCTGATGGTGCTATCGTTGATTCACAAGGAAACGTTTGGATAGCCCTTTGGGGAGCCTCCAAAGTAGCAGTATATCGCCCCGACGGATCTTTGCTTACCGAACTTCATGTCTCAGCCAGTCAGGTGAGTTGTCCAGCTTTTGGTGGTGCGAATTGTTCTGAATTGCGCGTGACTACAGCGTGGGCCAATTTAGATGACACTTCTAAATCAAGCCAACCTGATGCAGGGTGTGTCTTCAAATTTGCTTCAGCACATGTAGGCCAAATTGAGGCAATGTATAAACTCTGATGATACTTGCCAATTCAGTATTTTGGGTCACACAATTATAAAGAATTCTGGCAAATAATTTTGTCAAGTTTGCTATCAGTGATTTTGGTGTCTCATTACCCCTTTTCGAAAGATGTTAAAAGAGTGAAGCAATAATCCACAATTTATAGGGAGAATCCGACGTGCCCGAATTGAATGTAGATCAATTTCGTATCGCCTTGAGCGCCGATTTTCTGCGAGTGGACGGTAGTCCTTCCTATCCCATGTTTGATCTCTCTACGCTCCAAAGAGATGAGCGCATCCAGTTGGAATATGTTCCTCCGGTGAATGGAGAGATGGTGGCCGATGCGCTCAAAGAGTTCGATGCGCTGATACTCTTATCCTCCAAGTTCTCCCGTCAAAGTATTGATCCGGAAGGCAGGTTATCTCTAGTGGCTCGCTTCGGAGTTGGCTACGACTCAGTGGATGCTGATGCCTGTACGGAGTTTGGTATTGGATTGGCGATCACCCCGAATGGAGTCCGGCGTCCTGTGGCGGTATCTATAATCACCCTGATGCTGGCATTAACTGGCAAGTTGATGGTGAAAGACCAACTGACGCGGCAAGGCCCAGCAGGGTTTGCAAAGCGCTCTGAGCACATGGGAGTAGGATTGGTTGGTAAAACTCTGGGTTCGCTTGGAGTAGGAAACATTGGAGCAGAGCTTTTTCGATTAGCGACTCCCTTCGATCTGAGGTTTATTGCCCATGATCCATTCCTCACTGAGACAAAAGCTCAGGAATTAAATGTGGAACTGGTATCACTTGAAGAGTTGTTCCTGCAGTCAGACATACTTGCGATCAACTGTCCACTAACTGAAAGTACTCGACACATCGTCAACGCAGAGCGGCTATCATTGATGAAACCAACCGCCTACTTGATCAACACCGCCAGGGGTCCTGTTGTCGATCAAACTGCTCTGACAAAAGCTCTCCAGGAGCAAAGAATTGCAGGGGCTGGACTTGATGTTCTTGAGGTGGAGCCTCCTCCGTTGGAAGATCCTATTCTGCAGTTAGATAACGTTATCCTCACACCTCATGCTCTGTGCTGGACTGATCAATGTTTTGCTGGAATTGGTGCAGCAGATGTACAAGCCGTTCTAGCTGTGATGCAGGGCCAGATCCCAGTTGGATTGGTCAATCAAGAGGTGCTTGAACATCCTAGTTGGCAAAAGAAGCTTGCTAACTATTGTCTAAGATTTGGAGTAGACAGGTGATTGGAATTTACCAATCTAGCTAAAGTTGAATTCAGAAAGCTTTATAAACTTTTCAGTAGTTGCTGCCTGGTCAGGCGGGTTGCAGAGAAAATCTGCTTCAGCCTCCAAGATTCATCCTGGGCGTGCTGAAGTAAGAACAAGGCATCAGAATGTGAAAGGCTGGTTGAGATTCCACCTTCTGTCGCAGGTAAGTTCAATCCCAATTCTTGGGCCAGTGACCCCAGTTTTCCACGATCCAGGTGGTAGCCAGTAAACTCAGGATCAAACGAATTGGCATATTCTGAAACGGTAAAAGCTGGAAGATCTACTGCTATGTTCACCAAGCCCACTTGAATGGGGACTGGGAACCCCCCGTTCGACTTGATCGCATGAAGCCGCTCCATTGCGATTGGACAAATCTCTCCACAGCCAGGAAATCCAAAAAAAAGCAAAGCCTGATCAGGTTCACTCGGTAGGAACTCCAGCTGGACTGTCTTGCCTGAGCTAGCCATCGGGAACCACGGCAGCGCAATCAATAGCCCTAGCATTGCCCCAATCAGTACTGTACCTCCCAACCAAAGACATCTGTGATTACTTTCAAACATGTTCGATAAATTTTGCAGTTATTTTATGACTCACATTAGTATTCACGGTTCAATTTACTAGACATGTTCAACATCACTGACACAAATTGTAAAGGAACCACATAGGAACCCTACAAATATCAGAATTTCGATCAACTAACCTAGTCCCAAAAATTGAGGAATCCCTGTGAGAATATTTTTTCATGCGTTTTCATCTCACATTTCTGAATCCGTAAAGCAGGCCCTGCAAGAAGATTTCATCAAAGCAGATCGGCTGTTCCTGATATTGACTGTTGTTCAGTGGTTACTGGTTAGTACCGCAACTGCTCTGCCAACTGGAACCTATTTGTTTGGCTTCATCACTGGTGGAATCGTCACTTTATTGGTCGGCCTAGCCTATCTTTTCTACAGGGGCACCGTAGTGTGTCGGATGGTTGTTGGGGCCAGTCTCATGTTGTTTTCAGCAATCATGATTCAGCAGGGATTGGGCCGCATCGAGATGCACTTTCATGTCTTTGTCTCGATGTCTTTTCTGCCTCGCTATCGAGATCCAATACCAGTACTGACCGCTGCCATCGTAATAGCCCTGCATCATCTGATTGGGAATTACTGCCAACAAGCCGGCTGGATGATTGCCGGTATGCCCGTCTCTGTTTTTGATTATGGGACCGGATTTGACATCTTTCTGCTGCATGCTGTTTTTGTCGTGGTTCAAGCAGGAGTCTTGACCTCCATCATTGTGGATAACACTAAGAATTTTTGCGAAAGCAACGCAATTGTTCAATCAATGCTTGAAGTCAGTCAAACACACTCATTCAAAGGTCGCATTGAACTGATCGATCCTAATCCAGACTCGCCAATTCGGCACTACAATACTCTGATGGACACCATCTCTGAGTTGTTTGGGCAAGTGCAGGAGATGGTCTTCGCTCTACAAAAAGGAGATCTGAGTAAACGAATCGAAACCACAGATCAAGGAGATATTCGGGAAGTTCAGGACTCTCTCAATAGCTCTATGCAATACATGCAAGAGTTGGTGAGCGATATCAACAGCACGATGCAGGACCTAAAACAGGGGAAGTTTTCTGGCAAAGTGAAAGCCTTATCAGCAGGAGAGTTCTCAACAATGAGCCATGGAGTTAATCAAACTGTCGAAACTTTGAGGCATCTGGTTGGGCAGATGATCGAAACCACACAAAATCAGGCAAAAACGGTAGAGGAGGTCTCAGTGGCCGTGACTCAAGTCAGCCAACGGGTCGAAGATAACGCCAAGTACGCCGAAGAGGCTGTAACTATGATGAATCAAGCTCTGAATAGCACCCAAATGAATGTTCAGCGGATTCAGAAGCTACACACAGCAATGAGTTCAATTCATGACAATGTTGCGCAAGTTCAGGAAATTGCGAAGCAGACGACGTTGTTGGCCTTCAATGCCTCTGTTGAATCTGCAAGAGCAGGTGTGCATGGTAAGGGTTTTGGAGTAGTTGCACAGGAAGTCAACAATCTAGCGACACAGAGTAAGCTCACTGCGCAGGACATCCAACAAATCGCTAAAAAATGCTTGGCAACTGCCGAGGAAGCAACAGCTGAATTACAGAACTATGTGCCTGAAATCACCAAGACCACGGCAATGGTACGGGAAATTCAGCTGTTTTCTAATGAGCAAAACAGTGCCCTCAAGAGCATCCGTTTGGAAATGGATCAATTGAGCGAACTTGCCCAACGAGGAATTCAAAATCTACCCAGCCTTAATACCTTTGTCCCCCCATTGAGTAGTAAGTGAAAATGTTTTCGACAGAGGACTACAATCAATTCTTCAACTCATTTTTTAGAACTCCATCGAAAATGCTGGAGAAACTCACTTGAGACTTTGAGGTTATAATTTTCATTTCCTAATCCCCATCTTGTTCGACAGAATTGTATCCTATAAATTAAAGTATCATCCAATTAAAAGGTAAAAATTTTTCAAAGATGGTGTATGGTATCAATGACTTCACAAAGGAGTCATTGATATTCATTTTCTTACTTCAAGGAGAGTTCAAATGAGTGTAATGAAAACTGTAGCAAGGCTATCTGTAGCATTGTTAATTACAATCCCAGTAAATTCAGCATTCGCAGGTGGACACATGAAAGGTTGGGAAGCTACTGGTACCCAAATACCCATTTCTAGTGAAACAGTTACCGGAAAGACAGGTGCTATCACACACATGAAATCAACTGACATTTGGGATTATTCAAAAGCACCAGAAGGAATACCAAGAGTGGTCAAAGCTACTTGCCATAATACGGTAGTAACAAACTCTGGCGGAGCAATGTTGGGTGGAATTGGCGTATGTGAATCAGTAGATCCTAATGGCGATGTAAGCTTATTCTACGGTACTTTTGGCAAAGACGGTGTTTACAACGCAACAATGGCACAAGGAACTGGAATTTACGAGAA from SAR324 cluster bacterium includes:
- a CDS encoding ABC transporter permease, yielding MQHLFKYFIWYVLISTFLCFSFLIPNFSSPTNIQNILIGGSVLGIMVIGQALCLFAKSLDLSAEGNVSIVTVIAAWLMLPAAESTFAQAGGLGVELAPVLVVPIMLTLGTLFGFINGLLIAYVGMNFFIVTLAMQLVLRGFGYVISEGAVMPGTPDSFNFLGGGQVYGIPMPIITMIIVFLIFHFFVKQTTIGRQILFVGSNIKTAQTVGIDQKKIVLFVYAVSGFLAAFAGWMLLGKLETSVPNLGVELTLNVVAAAVIGGVSLKGGEGSLIGALAGVLLLAIINNALNLMSVDPYWVNAVRGFIILLALIIDAQKQRFLSRI
- a CDS encoding Gfo/Idh/MocA family oxidoreductase, which codes for MTPKSKDFSAEYDCSHYFFFMKLALIGCGRIAAVHAESVIQYAADSKHPIEIVALIDTNFVNAEEFKSTYNLSCKIFTQLEDAVQETALDSVIISVPHYLHEDLALRAFSQNLNVLLEKPMAHTLDSAYRILEQSRRSNQIFMIAENSQYWPEILKVNDLLSDGIIGEVVTAKASFRQASDKDIFDSYCVLPGGTESKAWRYSVAAAGGGITIDGGAHWIRPLRFWFGEIQETFCKFSYPHPLMEGESLSQAIFTFEKPLTAIFEGILTEKTVFSKDYTFRITGTQGEIMVGPEGGVYVFDQAHPDGFQLFDRHGYISSFYHQFHDFYSCVVSGKTPDASAEYSLGEMRVAFAMAKSNIEKMWVSPQEIF
- a CDS encoding SMP-30/gluconolactonase/LRE family protein is translated as MKSMEVCNVPVCELGEGIFWHPERHSFCWFDILNSKFYEQTDDQSTKVIDCPGMASAAARIDSNRLLVAVDDGLHILDLESKRWESYLEIESENSLTRSNDCRVHPSGSFWFGTMGHNAEPGAGSIYHIRSGKIQLLYSSVTIPNSTCFTPDGTTGYFADSALNLVWRVELNPQTGLPLSERQVFISFESNIIPDGAIVDSQGNVWIALWGASKVAVYRPDGSLLTELHVSASQVSCPAFGGANCSELRVTTAWANLDDTSKSSQPDAGCVFKFASAHVGQIEAMYKL
- a CDS encoding NAD(P)-dependent oxidoreductase, with the protein product MPELNVDQFRIALSADFLRVDGSPSYPMFDLSTLQRDERIQLEYVPPVNGEMVADALKEFDALILLSSKFSRQSIDPEGRLSLVARFGVGYDSVDADACTEFGIGLAITPNGVRRPVAVSIITLMLALTGKLMVKDQLTRQGPAGFAKRSEHMGVGLVGKTLGSLGVGNIGAELFRLATPFDLRFIAHDPFLTETKAQELNVELVSLEELFLQSDILAINCPLTESTRHIVNAERLSLMKPTAYLINTARGPVVDQTALTKALQEQRIAGAGLDVLEVEPPPLEDPILQLDNVILTPHALCWTDQCFAGIGAADVQAVLAVMQGQIPVGLVNQEVLEHPSWQKKLANYCLRFGVDR
- a CDS encoding SCO family protein, with protein sequence MFESNHRCLWLGGTVLIGAMLGLLIALPWFPMASSGKTVQLEFLPSEPDQALLFFGFPGCGEICPIAMERLHAIKSNGGFPVPIQVGLVNIAVDLPAFTVSEYANSFDPEFTGYHLDRGKLGSLAQELGLNLPATEGGISTSLSHSDALFLLQHAQDESWRLKQIFSATRLTRQQLLKSL
- a CDS encoding methyl-accepting chemotaxis protein, which codes for MRIFFHAFSSHISESVKQALQEDFIKADRLFLILTVVQWLLVSTATALPTGTYLFGFITGGIVTLLVGLAYLFYRGTVVCRMVVGASLMLFSAIMIQQGLGRIEMHFHVFVSMSFLPRYRDPIPVLTAAIVIALHHLIGNYCQQAGWMIAGMPVSVFDYGTGFDIFLLHAVFVVVQAGVLTSIIVDNTKNFCESNAIVQSMLEVSQTHSFKGRIELIDPNPDSPIRHYNTLMDTISELFGQVQEMVFALQKGDLSKRIETTDQGDIREVQDSLNSSMQYMQELVSDINSTMQDLKQGKFSGKVKALSAGEFSTMSHGVNQTVETLRHLVGQMIETTQNQAKTVEEVSVAVTQVSQRVEDNAKYAEEAVTMMNQALNSTQMNVQRIQKLHTAMSSIHDNVAQVQEIAKQTTLLAFNASVESARAGVHGKGFGVVAQEVNNLATQSKLTAQDIQQIAKKCLATAEEATAELQNYVPEITKTTAMVREIQLFSNEQNSALKSIRLEMDQLSELAQRGIQNLPSLNTFVPPLSSK